A single window of Phycisphaeraceae bacterium DNA harbors:
- a CDS encoding DUF1572 family protein: MTRVTVDAFDSEFRRYRRLAERAAEQLSWDQVRFALDPEVNSIAVMMKHLGGNLRSRWTDPLTTDGEKPDRNRDGEFIDDFRDREAMLAAWNAGWETLEGVLQSITDADLGRTLKIRGQPHTLALALARSLSHTAYHAGQIVQTAKVLASRAGTPWQTLTIPQGGSAEYNKGMGYTPTQPGA; the protein is encoded by the coding sequence ATGACCCGAGTAACTGTCGACGCCTTCGACTCCGAGTTCCGCCGCTACCGCCGACTGGCCGAGCGGGCCGCCGAACAGCTCTCGTGGGACCAGGTGCGGTTCGCGCTCGACCCGGAGGTGAACTCGATCGCCGTCATGATGAAGCACCTGGGCGGCAACCTCCGCTCACGCTGGACCGACCCCTTGACGACCGATGGCGAGAAGCCCGACCGGAACCGCGACGGCGAGTTCATCGACGACTTCCGCGACCGCGAAGCGATGCTCGCCGCGTGGAACGCGGGCTGGGAGACGCTCGAGGGCGTCTTGCAGAGCATCACCGACGCCGACCTCGGCCGAACGCTGAAGATCCGCGGCCAGCCGCACACCCTCGCTCTCGCTCTGGCCCGGTCGTTGTCCCACACCGCCTACCACGCGGGGCAGATCGTGCAGACGGCCAAGGTCTTGGCGTCGAGGGCCGGTACACCGTGGCAGACGCTGACGATCCCCCAGGGCGGCTCGGCCGAGTACAACAAGGGCATGGGCTACACCCCCACCCAGCCCGGGGCCTGA
- a CDS encoding SRPBCC domain-containing protein, with translation MPEQPTSVFKIVINGSIRDVWREITRTDAPIACFFNNRMHLGPGGLAPGTKLAMRTPDSKYTGVVGEILEFDPPRRFSHTFRFTNLNDPPCAVVYDLREVPEGTEFTLTIRDIPVGTKTAKQMTSGGRMIVNTLKSVIETGRPAFGIRMLYVLFKILPAPKACRSENWPVAG, from the coding sequence GTGCCTGAGCAGCCCACAAGCGTTTTCAAGATCGTCATCAACGGCTCCATCCGCGACGTCTGGCGGGAGATCACCCGCACCGACGCCCCGATCGCGTGCTTCTTCAACAACCGCATGCACCTGGGCCCCGGCGGGCTGGCGCCAGGCACGAAGCTCGCCATGAGAACGCCCGACTCCAAATACACGGGCGTGGTGGGGGAGATCCTCGAGTTCGACCCGCCGCGGCGCTTCAGCCACACCTTCCGCTTCACCAATCTCAACGACCCGCCGTGCGCCGTTGTCTACGACCTGCGGGAGGTCCCCGAGGGAACCGAGTTCACGCTCACCATCAGGGATATCCCGGTCGGCACCAAGACGGCCAAGCAGATGACCTCGGGCGGCCGCATGATCGTGAACACGCTCAAGTCGGTCATCGAGACGGGGAGGCCCGCGTTCGGGATCAGGATGCTGTATGTCCTGTTCAAGATCCTGCCGGCGCCCAAGGCCTGCCGGAGCGAGAACTGGCCGGTCGCCGGGTGA